A DNA window from Leucoraja erinacea ecotype New England unplaced genomic scaffold, Leri_hhj_1 Leri_777S, whole genome shotgun sequence contains the following coding sequences:
- the LOC129694725 gene encoding uncharacterized protein LOC129694725 produces MSTGIKLTLMRYYAYRIMNRDNEFNQLLRGGRLFQQYLVDMAAKMEGDRLNYIRMNQVLLRSTTYKGLTDALHDDDDLENIGRRIILSSTFVGGPRYMMGRCQDAMMYVRKYGTAAYFITMTCNPNWSEIRQCLFPNQQPSDRPELIARVFELKIKIFMKTVTGPDGFFVLQSIVRKKVGKSVECIQKLYCFHLDYGISEERPASFPLSALA; encoded by the coding sequence ATGAGTACCGGCATAAAATTGACACTAATGCGATATTATGCATATAGGATCATGAATCGTGACAATGAATTCAACCAGCTTTTGAGAGGAGGACGACTCTTCCAACAATATCTTGTAGATATGGCGGCTAAAATGGAAGGTGATAGACTGAATTATATTCGCATGAATCAGGTATTGTTGAGGTCAACGACGTACAAAGGACTGACGGATGCATTACATGATGATGATGACTTGGAAAACATTGGAAGGCGCATCATCCTCTCTTCAACATTTGTCGGTGGTCCCAGATATATGATGGGACGATGCCAGGACGCCATGATGTATGTTCGGAAGTATGGTACTGCTGCATACTTCATTACAATGACCTGCAATCCAAATTGGAGCGAGATCCGACAGTGCCTCTTTCCAAATCAGCAGCCGTCTGATAGACCGGAATTAATAGCAAGAGTATTCGagctgaaaataaaaatattcatGAAGACCGTCACTGGACCAGATGGCTTCTTTGTATTGCAAAGTATTGTAAGAAAGAAGGTTGGGAAGAGTGTGGAGTGTATACAGAAACTGTATTGCTTTCATCTTGACTATGGAATATCAGAAGAGAGGCCTGCCTCATTTCCATTGTCTGCTTTGGCTTGA